The Fusarium fujikuroi IMI 58289 draft genome, chromosome FFUJ_chr05 DNA segment AGGCATCAGGTACCTCTGGCCTATCTGCCCCAGAAATCCCCCAAGACCAATCATCAGAACCACGCTAATGCACGATTCGTATAGCGATTTGACAGGGATTAGCCTGCTATTCTGCCGTCTGCCATGACCCCCGGATAATGCGTCAGTTTTTCATCTTTGAGCCTCATCGCTCGCTTGGATCGCCCTAAACGTCCCGATCCTCCTCTTACACGCCGACAAGTGCGACAAGGGTATGCTATACGAATCGTGCATGAAGCTAAGCCCCGACTTTTATCAACGACAATCTATACCTACACCTTGAAACATCAACTCCTCCACAAACTTGACTTACTTTTCAACTCGGCATCATGATAATCTCCGCCTCCCGGTCTCGACGGTGATACATTGAGGGATTTACCTTGATTTTCTGGACGGTTCCGTGTgttcaagcagctcaagaggGCTACATCGTAACATCtaagccatcttcatccttgtCGACTGTTCCTGTGCCGTCAAAACTCGGCGTGATACTCTCATGATGTGGCTCTTTGTGGATGTCCTGATAGGCCTCTCTTCTTGTGTTAGCCTAACAACTTGGTCATTCGTGCCCCGAAATGCTCCTTGACGCTATATGTTTACCCGGACGGATGATAATCCCTGGTTTCGTTCTCCCACCTTAGACGAGATCTGCATCGGGATAGATGCAACTGGATCCCTGAACTTGAGTCCATCTCTCCCGAAGACAGACGATCAGTGACAAAGTGTTTGACACACTGTAAGAGTCTGAGATTGAatccatgttgatgagatgtgtTTTGATTCTTTCTCCTCAGTCTTGATCCCTGCCCATGCGGGCCTACTCTCGAGCCTGTCTTCGACCCAAGGGGGGGTCTTCGAGAAGTTACGCAGACATCACAGAAGTACCTTTCCTTCGCTTCAAGTGCTCGCCACTCTTGGTCTGACTGATGCCaagatcgtcttcatcttcctccttctgTTCCGTCCACTGGCTCTGACGGTACATTCGCCCGTTCCTTTTGCTCACACAAGTCATCTTGTCATTAGTAATTCCATGACCCTCCCAACTGTTCGTCCATGGCTGTGCTTAGGACTTCGGTCGAGACTATCTGAGAGAGGATACACTGCCAGATATCTCTGTGACAGATGATCACTATAGCTCGTGAATCATAATGTCAGTCTTCTTTTGATCCAGACTGGCGTTTTCTATCCTTCGTCCCTCCTATTTCTAGCAGTTACCAAATGTAGTTCGTCCTTGAAGACGCACTTCACAGGCTAGTTGCTCTCCTACTCTATTTTGGCTTCACGCGCTGTGAGACTTCCATTGCCTGCCAATCCATTCGCCTCGACTCCATCCCCTTCCGTGGACGTTGCATCTGCATTGCTGAATTAGTGGGCTTTTCTCAGATGCGGCTCGGAACCCATTTGTTTGCTGTGCTTATCTGAGTTGCGGGCGTTGCTACTTGGGAAAAACTCTCATGGTTGCTATGATACAACTCACTACATAAGATGAACCAGGGCCTGCCAACCAAAACCAACCCCTTTTATATCATTTCATACCCCTAGGTTGATATTCCCCATCCCTGGTGTATTCATGATGGATCCAGTCAGACCTACACTTCCTCAATATcgcttccatccatcattaCTCCATTCAGGTCACTTCCGTAGTAAGTTTGAGTTGTCAGGTGACAAGAAAGCTCACGCTTCGGGCCACTAGTTGCCCCTTAGTTACCCATTGATCAATCTTAAATGTGTCTTTGTTTGGGTTGAATGAGGCATCCGTCAGCACGTGGTTGCGAGCCTACTGGGGCTACACATATCAAGTCGCCACTTGGGGCTTTTGTTAGAATACAGAATCGAGATGCGACCGTTCTGACGACCACTCAAGTGACTAGAGGTAGCAATAGCAAGGTATCTCATGTGGCTGTGCCACAGTGAAATGGTGAGTGGAAACCACTACGGCACAAAGGCatgaggaaaagagaatGGAGCCCACACAAGACGCAGAGCTCTGGCTCCCCCCCGCCCCCTTCCTGAGATGCTCTTGTATAGAAAATCTCGGTGTTTCTTCTGCTATTCCAGCTTCTCGTAGTCACCGAAGCTCAGGGTTACGCGTTATCCAAGAATTGCATTCTTAGCAATGGCGCCAAGTGAGGAGTCTCCTCCCACGTTCAGTGTTGAGGTGTCATGATAGCTCTTTACTTCTCGTGTCTATAATAGATCAGCCAATGCGTGCCGGATTGTGTAAATCAGGAAACGATGGCAAAGTGCGTTTTCATAAGGGCCACCAGTCGAAAATTAGCTGCTGCGGTGGTAAGAAATAACACCCCTCCATAGTATCTTTGATCATGACAAAACAGTTACTCAAACGAATCATGTCGAAATAAAGGTAAAGCTCTTCGGAGACAGCACATGGACTTCACAATGATAGTGCCTGTGCTTGGGTGAAAACTGCAAGTTTTTTCTCTCGAGATTCTGGACTCACcactatatttattaagtttgGTCCTTTTGTAGCTGGAAAGCCCATATGGCCATGACAATCGATGTAATTTGGCACTCAAATGCAGTAATGGGTTGGTGTGTGAGGGTGAGCTGCACATaagggaggcaagaaaacttgagACCTGGATTCTAAGTGATAAGGTGATCCTTTCAACAAAAGCCCTAAGCTGATAGTAACTTACCCAAGTCGTTCTATTGCTTCGGAACCAGAtcctaagtctttttgctCCAGAAGGCATGCAATTGCGGTATCACAGAACGAGCACGGCTGTCAAAGTTCACAAATCGCAACGTTCAAGTAACTATTGATGGTGTTTATTAGGAGTGTCTAGTaggatcttcctcttccgtCCATGCCACAACTTTGGGGTATCATATTCTGGTCTCTTCATGCTTTCCACCTTGCGCCGGCACCAGTGTGTGATTTGCCGGTTTATTCGCGGCTCTCTGCCTCAGCCTGCTTCTGGATGTCGTGCTCAACACCACGCTGGCGGGTCTTGCCCTCAGCACGAAGCTCGTCGTAGTGGGCCTCCTGCTCCTTGTTGCCGATGAGGTTGGAGACGGCACCACCAACAGTACCCTGGGCACGGTCGCTGATGCCAGTACCGAGATCGCTGAGCTGACCCTTGGCCTCCTGGTTTCTACCCTCGAGATTCTGCTCATGGCCAGCCTTCTTCAGGGACTATCAATCATATTAGTAAAGTAAGCATGACTAGAGTTATCAATCTTACCTCGCTGCCGATGATTCCACCAACAGCCTCCTTAGCGGAGCCAGCGGTCTGGTTCCAAGAACCCTCAGTGCGGTTGGGGTCATCTTTGGCGGCGGCACCGGAGCCAGAGAGGGTGACACCGGGGAGCTTGGCGGTAGCGTGGGACGCATCATGCTCGGCTTcggccttctgcttcttgaggtCGCCAGCGGCCTGGTCGCTGGTGTTTCCAGTGAGACTGCCAATAGCACTCTGAACAGCACCGGAGGCGGAGTCGACGACGGACTTGAGAGTGGAAGGTTGGGGAGTATCAGAcatgttgattgattgatggggTTGGTAGGATTTGTGGtttgtttgtgtttgtgtaGGATGGGGTTCTTGATAGTGTTTGGATTtcaaagatgttgatgaaggaatcAAGTTGAGTCGAGAGGCGGGAGAGGAGAAcgctttatagtaatttgAAGGAAGTCCATCACGAAGGAAGATATCTCATCAAGGCAACTACAGTGGTACAATGATGTCATTTTTGTCGAGAATTGCAGTGACGCGCCGCGCACATGGAGGCACATAGGTAGAAGGAGCTGTTGGCGGGCAGGAGCTTAGGTGCCTACCTAGttcctaggtaggtatgacGTCAACAAAGGAAGGCAGCAGGTACTGTACATCCATAGATGGAACTCACCCACAAACGCCAGGAAGTCGCGATCCACGTTTCGGAGTGGTTGAGTAACGTGATAATATTGGATCAACCCCATCACTTGATGTCGGCTGTTTGTGCAGGAGTGTCGAGATCGAGATTCGAAGCAATGGCCATCTTACACGCCCTCCCTCAGCATGCACAAGTGCTGTTTAGCACGGATGTGATTATCAACATTCATCAAGCCAGACCCGTAACAACTGTCACTTTGTCAAATACTAAAATTCGTTGAACATCACGTCACATATGGTACCATTTCAGAAGATAAAACGTGGTCGGCATGCGCAATAATGAATGGTCGTGTCTCATTCTGTGCGACTCTAGTCTTGAACTCAAGCCAAACTCAACTCCGATTGTTTGTTTCATTTCCAACAGGCAAAGCACGTTCCCGGTGCTTGATGTGAATGAGAGGCGCCTGTTATCGTCCTTTGATCCATCCCATAATTTGCAACCCCCTTGGCCAATTGCTCCCTATTTTCGTCCTCAGAATGTAAAAGAAAGAGGTATCTCTGATATTACAGTATGCTATACAGACACAACTGAGTCTCGCTTCAGTCGGCCATCGTCATTAACGTCCTTGATTCATCCAGAGTGACTAAGACTGAGCATGGAACTCTAGGTGAACGggtaatcatcatcatcgcagCTTGCTTAGTGCTGGCTCCACTGAATGGTATTCAAATCGATGCCCTCCTGGACGAGCTCCCACAGAGGGCTCAACTCTCGGAGGAAAGTGACACGCTCCTGCACTGCCTTGAGAACATAGTCAatctcagcttcagtggTAAAGCGGCCAATGCCGAATCGGATACTGCTGTGAGCGCTCTCGTCACTGTTGCCAAGCGCGCGCAGAACGTAGCTAGGCTCCAGTGAGGCCGAGGTACAAGCACTGCCCGAAGACAGAGCAATATCCTTAAGGGCCATCAGGAGAGACTCTCCCTCGACATAAGCAAAGGAAACGTTGACGCAACCGGGGTAGAAGGAGTCGGCAGCGCCGTTCTGTGTTGTGTGCTCCATAGACAAGAGGCCGTTGAGCAGACGATCTGAGAGATATTTAATGCGCTTGGTGTCGTACTATAAATGGGTCAGTATCTAATGTACGTAGTTGTGGGAATAAGACAAGATTGAAAGATATCGTAGATCAGACAGAAGCTTCGATCAACACGGCCGGCCTTGTCACGGGCCATTCAGAAAGCCATGCATGTGTAGAGCAGCTCATCATATGTACAGAGAGAGGGTTGAGAAAGTTATGAGCACTTAcagccatctcctccttggcGATGCGACAAGCCTCGCCAAAGCCGGCAACGAGGGAGGGAGCGAGAGTTCCACTTCGGAGACCTCGTTCCTGACCACCGCCGGTAATAAGAGGGTCCAGTCTGACCCTAGGTCGCCTTCGGACATAACAGGCCCCAATACCCTTGGGACCATAAATTTTATGCGAGGAAATTGACATCAAGTCAATGTTCATGGCGTTGACGTCGAGAGGAATCTTGCCCACAGCTTGGGCAGCGTCAGTATGGAAGAAGATCTTCTTCGATCGGCACAGCTTGCCGATTTGCTCAATAGGCTGGATCACACCAATCTCGTTGTTGACAGTCATGATACTGACGAGGGCAGTCTCGGGTCGGATAGCGGCCTCCAGATCCTCCATTCTGATGAGACCGTTGTTCTGAACAGGGAGATATGTGACCTCGAAGCCCTCATCCTGAAGATGGCGGCAGCTGTCGAGTACACACTTGTGCTCAGTTTGTGTTGTGATGATGTGCTTCTTCTTACCAGATCGACCAAAGAAGCGAGCGACGCCCTTGATACTCATGTTATTACTCTCGGTGGCACCGCTGGTGAAGATGATCTCCTTGGAATCAGCACCGATAAGCTTGGCGACGTGCTCACGCGCATCTTCTACAGCTTTCTCACTCTCCCAACCATAAGCATGTGTTCGCGAATGGGGGTTGCCATAGACGCCGACATAGAATGGCATCATTGCATCGAGAACTCGAGGATCGACGGGCGTTGTAGCCTGCATGTCGAGATAGATGGGGCGCTGGCCCTCATCCATAACTGCTGCTTGCTTCAGGACCTCTATTTGGGATGATTAGCCacaatatatataaaaatctCGCTCACTAGGCGGAGCGGATCAAGATGCACTTACCAGCCATTGGACTAACGCTAGCATTGGAAGGAGTATCAGGCGGAGGGATGTCAGCAAAGgccttcttgtcgagcttgatAGCCGTCTCAACCTGAGCATTGTCCCTCTTGGTCTCCGATACATATCCACGTCGTGATGTGCGCCTCGCCACGACAGCTGCGCGAGCCATACCTCGCAGAGGAGCTACAGTAACGCGAGAGGCTGGGCTCAAGCCAACTCGGCCCGCCGAGCGCAGGGCGCATGAAGCGATATTGGAAGACATTATGAATTGAATGTCTGGCAGTTGCAAGGACGAAGAAACGTCAAACTAAGCCAGTGggcggaagaagagaagaagtgaattttggtggaggaggcgtTGAGCTCCAGGCCCAAGATTTGTCATT contains these protein-coding regions:
- a CDS encoding related to mismatched base pair and cruciform dna recognition protein, translated to MSDTPQPSTLKSVVDSASGAVQSAIGSLTGNTSDQAAGDLKKQKAEAEHDASHATAKLPGVTLSGSGAAAKDDPNRTEGSWNQTAGSAKEAVGGIIGSESLKKAGHEQNLEGRNQEAKGQLSDLGTGISDRAQGTVGGAVSNLIGNKEQEAHYDELRAEGKTRQRGVEHDIQKQAEAESRE
- a CDS encoding probable Cysteine desulfurase, mitochondrial precursor (tRNA splicing protein SPL1), translating into MSSNIASCALRSAGRVGLSPASRVTVAPLRGMARAAVVARRTSRRGYVSETKRDNAQVETAIKLDKKAFADIPPPDTPSNASVSPMAEVLKQAAVMDEGQRPIYLDMQATTPVDPRVLDAMMPFYVGVYGNPHSRTHAYGWESEKAVEDAREHVAKLIGADSKEIIFTSGATESNNMSIKGVARFFGRSGKKKHIITTQTEHKCVLDSCRHLQDEGFEVTYLPVQNNGLIRMEDLEAAIRPETALVSIMTVNNEIGVIQPIEQIGKLCRSKKIFFHTDAAQAVGKIPLDVNAMNIDLMSISSHKIYGPKGIGACYVRRRPRVRLDPLITGGGQERGLRSGTLAPSLVAGFGEACRIAKEEMAYDTKRIKYLSDRLLNGLLSMEHTTQNGAADSFYPGCVNVSFAYVEGESLLMALKDIALSSGSACTSASLEPSYVLRALGNSDESAHSSIRFGIGRFTTEAEIDYVLKAVQERVTFLRELSPLWELVQEGIDLNTIQWSQH